The Anoplopoma fimbria isolate UVic2021 breed Golden Eagle Sablefish chromosome 1, Afim_UVic_2022, whole genome shotgun sequence region CAGTCAGtcgacagaaaatgaatgtcaaACTACTTTaatagtgtgtttttgttccagTATTATATAAagagcaaaaatgacaaacatttccAACATCTCAAGTGTGAGGATTTATTTTGTCGTACATGATATTAAGCTGAACGATAGATTTCACCTTTGGCTCTGGGGAATTATAACAGGCATATTTtatactattttctgacattttgtagcTTTAACAGGTATCTGAATAATCAAGAAATACTGATTAGTTGTAGCTCCAAACAATCAGTTTATGTGGATTAAAGGTCGAAGGTTTCCAAAGTCACATCAAATCTGGaaagtatgtattttaaatgtgacatattACACTTTTGCGTGGGTCATGCAGCTTGTCATCACCCGACACTGTCAAACGCCATTAAATGCACCTCACATCATGTGTGCTTTCCATTTATGAACCAATAACTTTTCCGTGCGTTTTGTTTTCTGGCAGGCGTCTGTCGTGGTTCGACGGCTCGGGGATGGGTTTCTGTCTGGAGTATCCCACCATCGGCCTGCACGCCATCTCCAGAGACGTCAGCGCGTACCCACAGGAGCACCTCTACGTCATGGTCAACGGCAAACTCTCAGGTGAGAGTGACGCAAAGCATAACGTTTGTATTAAAGGGTCCATTGATGAGTTTTTACCGTGGTCTGTTTTAAATCTGCTACTTGCGGTTTCCTTCATTTTAAAcccatttttattcttttgtgttGGCAACATCCGAGTGAACACTTTTTCCTTTCCAAACAGGTCACCgctttgtttgtatgtttacaTGTAATATCTGTTTGGTGGCTCCTTCTCACAACTGTGGAATGCATAAATGGTTCATGTTAAACCAGGAGGGAAAGcttctcactgtgtgtgtgtcactcctGTGTTTTGGCCCTCCATCATCGCAGGGGAGAATGAGGCCGAAATggcagagagagcagctgaTGGAGAAGAAGACGACAACGACGACAGCAGTAACAGCGgcgctgatgatgatgatgatgaggaaggAGCCATCACAGAGATCCGGTTCGTGCCCGGTGACAAGGTGGCATGTGAGTGATGGCGCCATGACTGCCTGAGCCAGGGTCACATCTTCATTGTGATCAGTTATTGAGAACGTTTTAATGACGACGTCACAGCTCTACAAATAAACCACACAAGTGATCAGACAGATTTTAAAGTGCTTTGACCATATCATCAGATCCTAAGATAAAAATGTTAGTTACTCTCCAAACAAGCAGTTTTAAATAGGACTTATGTCGTATGTCTGTAGATTTTTATGATATTCAAGGCAAGAAGTTCAGAGGCattgtggtaaaaaaataaaaataaagttaggTTGAATATAACTTTTTAGGACATTATTTAGAAGCAGAAATATGTAACACAGGAAACAACATAGTGAGTTTACACTTTGACTGCCTCTAacttcattgtgtgtgtgtgtttgtttgtttgttttttgtttatgtgtgtttgtgtgtgattgtcaTGCAGTGGAGTCCATGTTCTCAGCGATGTGTGAGTGTCAGGCGCTGCATCCCGACCCAGAGGACGACGACTCCGACAACGACTTCGAAGGAGAAGAGTACGACGTGGAGGAGGCCGGTGAGGAGAAACACTAAGAtgcacactttaacacacacacaacacacacacattctcacccTATTAGTGTGTGAGCAACAGGTCGACATTGTCATAAGACATTAAACCTTCTAAATGACTCTTAATTCCCCAATCTGTACAATGAACTCTCAGCTTTGAGAGAAACTCACTGCTGGTCCAGTGTACAAAACACCATCAGGTTTTGTACACATTAGGTAGTTGCAGAAGTGGGAATAAGATTCTACAAAAAATGTAAGCACATAAATAGTGAACAATTAACtgataaattaaacaaataaacagtttagtgtgtcaaaaatgaaatgaagtctTGATTCCAGTTTACAAAAGATAAACATAATTGTATACTGTTGGTTACTACCAACATTTATTGTCATCTTATTTAAAACGAAAAATAgtcacatcatcatcaacagAAGTTGAGCACCAAAGAGAGTTAGTTAGGTAGCAGTACCACAGATCTGTTCCATCTTTTAACACCACCCAGTGCAGAACACTGCAGACAAACCGGCCTCCGCTTCTGTCAAACTAGCCCCTACGAAGGTGAGCTGACCTAGAGACCTTAGGGTGAACGGGGTGGGCAGTTTCACATAAACTCAATAAGTACAAACGACTAAAAATTAGATAAGAAAATCACCGACATAGAATACAACCTACTTcctgcaaaatgtatttcacagaAAATTCGAATTTTCAATGGTGTAAATAATTAGTCAAACTTAATCAGACCAGTCTGACTTCAAAATGACAGCGCTCCACTTCGATGTCATTGAGAAACTTCCTGTTTCCACGAGCCGACTTCACTTCAGAACAACAGCCGACCACCTCAGAGTGTCACTCAGATATAATATCAGGACATTCTGATTAGTGgtggatcataaaactcacggttcAGTTCATATCAGGgatcagatcagcacaaaagaaaaaagggagcaaatataacttttagagatcccaTATCATGTTTTTTCTACTAATTGCTGACCATTGATGATCCTTGACAGAtgcagatccctttgttgtttgactaTTGTAAGCTGGTTTTAAAGGATCAGATACATTTTTGCCATTGTccagaaaataatttcaaccattctgaagtcagtaaaccatcaacaACTCTGTTATCCTTTTCATTTGTTAGTCAtctatagtgttttttttttcttcttcatagaaacacaattcaaataaggaaataaaagattgtatttttattgatgatACAAAtgttgtcattagtagttttaatgatgtattataagctgcttagcgCTAGTGTAAAAAGTTAATAATTCATCtataatatctatttatgttgttgcGAAAACATCTtattcaaactactggatttattaaAGTTTCTCACCAACTCTACATTTAacaagattacatgtgaacacatcatgataaagtcataatttaccttcaccAAATACTaatttcactgaacagagcctgaacgcatcgtAATATAACCAAAGGGAATCTCCGTTCCTTaaccgttagcggtgctgctaacgttactagttctcctcctgttggtttaatcacagattggttgtttacaatgtaacatgatcagagatcagagactagaaaagcatttATGCtgatgtcctgatctcatattttactaaatattGGCGGATAATGAcagtcagtaaaactttatttcacactgtgatggttaccATTACTCTGTGTAAATACTTCATGGGTCACATGCATGCCCAGCTGTAGGGGCGGGGATCCATATGGATCACGAATCGACAGTGATCCCTGACACCACTGATTCTGATGTGgactttcaaaatgaaagcccTCCAAGACGTCATATATGAGCTGTTTTCCCTCCAACTTCAGATTTGTTTACTCATTGATCATGATGGTATGATCACCATCGCATCAAAGGGTTCAATCAAACAGCTATGTTATTTAAGagaaaatatcatatatatatatatattgtatatccTGAAAAGCCAAGATGTTATTTATACGCTAAAGGGGCCAACACTATGTACATGCATATCTAATCCCTACTTTGTACAGTTTAATAATCCCTACTGATAACCTGATTCTGTAGAGTTTATGTTGTATACATCTTGTATCTTTATTGTTATAgttttcatttacttttatattaacCAACCTCCAAGTATCTATTGAAACGGATGCACTCATTTACATTTTGGAGAAGCAGaataatatattgaatataataatataacgcGTTgtccttctgtttctgtttgtctccctggtTGTCCCGACTCTTTGGTTGCAGAAGCAGGTAAGACGTCCAGCACTCATCgctgcacataaacacaaccaAACGAACCTTTGCAGAACAAACTATATCTGCTGAGAatcaaaacactttgaaaagtTGGCACTGAactgtttttcaaatatttgggACTTAGGGAAAAAAATTTCTGTCATCTATCGCTTTGCTGTTTAGATGCTTTTATTACAACACAATAATGAGTCTATGAAAGAATGCAAGcagatttattattaatgtcttTGTGACCGAATTAAAATATAGTAATACAGCTGCAATATAAGATGTTAGCCTAGGGGAAGTTTTAATTGttgacaaatactgtacattcatTAAAACGctcaaattgtatttatatctgTGTACAACTACATTAAAgtgttataaaatatttattaaatgtgaatttaGTGCTTATAAAtatccctcctccacccccgcAGAGCACGGCCACGCTGACATCCCCACCTTCTACACCTGTGACGAGGGTCTGTCGACGCTCACGCAGGAGGGCCAGGCCACGCTGGAGAGGCTGGAGGGAATGTTGGCCCAGTCGGTCGCTCAGCAGTTCCACATGGCCGGAGTCCGGACTGAAGAAGCCAACCCGGGGTTCGAAGGTTTGAgtcgaaacacacacacagcagactggTGATTGGAGATGAAAGATCATATTGATAATGAAATCAAAGTTCAGCCAAGTGTAGCAAAATCCTAAAAGGATAGAGGAGAGCTGTTGTGTGGATTATGCAGCTTTGATCCTGGTGCAGGAGATGGACTTTCCCACATCTGTATTCTTCCAGGTTAAGGGAGGATGGGGGACTTGGGTTGTGTTTGAGGAGCAGAATCAACTTCCTTTTCGGTTCTTATATTACAAGTTTTTTGGCTTAATGTTGAATTGGAactttgcctttttatttaatttttgctCAGTTTAAAGTACCAGTCacagttgttttatttacacatatctgcactgaaaaagaaaaacccaacaGCTGATTTTACTAGATTTTGTTCATGGGGTGCTGTTCAAATGATTGTGagcttgttgttgtttacagacGGTATGGAGGTGGATGCAGCGGCGATGGAGTCCGGTCAGTTTGAGGACGCAGACGTCGAGCACTGGTAACAACAACTCTGAGACTTTTAACGTGAATTAATAGACATCACAAGCAGCAACAAAATATCCATTAAAATGATGATACAACCTCAAAAACATCTTTTGTAAATGCACATGAGGGACAAAAACTTGGGCAGTCTGGTTCATTCACGTGTTATCTGACTCTTTCCGTAGATGGAAGGCAGCTGGTTAAAGCCCTTATGCATCATGGGATTGGAGGAGAGGACAGCAGCACTTCTCTAAAGCTCTCGGCTCTTACTCGTACTCTCTTCTCAGAGAAACCTTGTCCCCATGTACTTAAAGGTCATCTCACTAGTCTTTTGCAGCTTCCTACATTTTCTCTCGTTgcatcttgttgttgtttttctgctcacaTTCATCTCTACTAAATTGTCCTAACCTTATGAATAAAGAATGCTGTATTCAGTCAGATCAGCTACTGTAGACTATTGAGATGCAGCCCCAAAAAGCCCAGACCCTGTTGttaagtgtaaaaacaaaacgaTAAGTTTCTGTTTTGTACCTAAAGACCaatttaatattgattttcCTGCAGAGGAAAACATGTCTTTGTATTAAATTGTCAATAAATGGATAGTTTTTGTatcagtttagttttttgtttgatttattctaATTAAATTGACggttaaaagaaacaacaaaaaacatgttgttatacaatacaatatgagGGGAGGTGGGTGGTGTAAATAGGGCATTGAATCTGGCCATACGCTGCGTATCGTGGTACAGGGGTTACCATTTCATATATTTGGGATATATTGCGGGGGGGGTTTAATCatcattttaggaaaaaaacagcttgtaGCTAAAGCCAAAGTTATACTTTCCCCGGATGTACTGGCATTGTTAAATGtgatataatattcataactaggttttcatgaattttaatttcatgttttgatGACTCACCTGAAACCAaaaagtgttgtgttttctttaccttagaatgagcccttcataatTGAAAACTttgagcaggtcctcttcatgagtcagccatgtttctacggtagcccagaagGGATAAACCAAACACTGTCTCTAGAGATGGCCTTTAACGGTTTTATGTCActtgaaggccaccgtagttctccgacacatttagaaaaaaagattatacaaataaagtttattgcCATATTATGATACTCAGAACATCCAATTCTCAACCTTCCACTCTAAATGTTTCAGTTGATTAATTAGTTAATTAGCTCAAATAAATTGTTGTTATACACAAAAAACTTGGCAACTTATTGCAACAACAATATCTGTTTGACATCCACATGCTGCAATCTGCCTAAAAGTCCTGCGAGTACAGGGCAAaccctcttttgtttttgaaaccGTTGATATCTCAGCGACAGATATTGTAGTTGTAGAGGTGATACTGGCTCTGGGGTTGTTGatccaaataaacacaagtgTTGATGTGTCTAAAAAATTTAAATCACACAAGTGAATGATTTTCAGTGTTTGACCAGCCAACTCGTAGAGGGTAAAAATTGGTCAATCGATTTCCGCATGCTTTCTTAGTGAGATCTATCTGACaaagaatatttaaattagACGCTAAGTGAGTTTTCTGTTTAGCTTCTAAGATGTGCTCTTGAGGTCTTTAAGgcctaaaaaagaaaagtgcataTCAGTGctagtattacttttttctaacTGATAACAGCCTGTCACTAAACATCCCCCACGTGTGCTCTGGGTTTGAGATGTCCATGTTGATCATGTCCTCTTCTTGGTCTCCAAGTGAGGATGGAGAGACGGAGACGTCAGCGACAGCAGAGGGACGAATTTATCAAACAGCAGCACTGAACTCATCGTACCTGAAACAGAAATCATGTAGAGGAACAATTAAAAGATTTGGAGAACCCTGCAGCTTAAAATATAAGACAATTTACAGCTTTGTAATATTTCAAAGTATCAGTCTATGGTGACAATATACATGGAAGTACGTTTACTCATATACTTCTACTGGATTTCATCACAGggataaatattgtactttttactccaaaaCATTTCCTCCACAGCTTTAGTTCCTTTGCAGTTTTGagttattaatacaaaatacacatcATCTAATGTATTATGATTATGATACCCAGCACTATATAATGTAATTGAAATTAGCTTCACCTTTTTCCAGCTGCAAGAATAAAGTGATAaacatgtaatttatttaaatatatctatatgatTCTGAAATGGGTCATTCCACATAATGAGCACTTTTACTTTCGCTACTTTAAGTATATgctgatacttctgtacttGCTAAAGTAAAACAGGAATATTAATTGGAacagagtacttttactcattggtattgatacttttagtagtagtagtaaaagatgtcagtacttcttccacctgtGGTTATCTGTATTCAAACTTAACTGCCCAATAAAATGGGTTTTTAAAAAGAGCAGCATAACTCTGAAATTTAGTGGAGTAttatgttaattaaataaaacaaatattgaataaCATATTCAgaactatgttttaatcagtgtataatcacaTGAAACtaaaaattgtgttttccttagcttaaagaaaaagatttataagaaaaagatttatatttatgtttgggTACGTTTGGTCATCTTCCACGGAGTCAGACATCTTGCTAGGCCATGATTCTACAGCAAACTTAACACTGGCTCTATTAAGAGCCTTCCACTCAAAGGACGAATGGCTACTGAAGGTAGAGATGGGTTCCGAAACCGGGTATTTAACATGCCCCATTTCTGCATAATTAAAGATCGTAGTATTGATAATAGTAGTActgatattttaacatttaacctTTGTTTCCTTGAGATATTAATGATGTTATATAGGGACTTCGCTGCTGCAAACATAATTGttctataaacaatatttagatatatCTAAATTAAGAATAACTTCTAATTTTGtttacatctttttaaaaacaatacaagaaCCAAATATTGATAAGAGCAGCTCCTAGTTGTAGtaaaatcctaaagataacTATCTCTACCTGTAGACCACCGTAGTTCTCAAACAAGCTTGGAAAGTGAGGGGCTGAGCAGAGGGGTATTGAGTCGGTAGCAACCTGCCACACACCACTAGAGGCCACTAGAACTTgaacacactgtccctttaagcaaTTATCAAGTCGATGTCATATCAGCTGCCATCTTTTGTTTTATCTCCATATTATCCGATCTTTTTTTACATAGACAGACTTTTTTCCGATTGGGAAACTGAAATCAATATTGTTTCTGTTGCTTTAACGACCTGCAGATTCCCTGATATTAGTCTTACCCAGCAGTGGGCTCAGCCAGTAGACCAGGCAGTACTCCAGGAAGGAGTTCCCACTGCAGGGGAACTGTGTGGAGAAGGCCAGGGCCGGGTTGAAAACTGCTCCTGTCACACTGccacctggacacacacacacgaaacacATGAACTTTTTAAAGGGCCAAACCTGCAGCAACCGTCCATCTGTTTATGACtcctaaacaaacaaattgaaTGTGGTCTTAAATTCTTGGTAGGCAgatgaaaatgtacatttttaaaacagctaATAAGAGGCTACATACTAATTCTGTACAGGTTGATGCTTATGAAGTGTGTTCACACTGAAAAAGTGACAAAGAAATCAGTTTGCATAGTAAGTTTACTCTCCTGTTAAAGCATTACAGGAACTTACATTCATTTCTAGTTTATTGTATGTAGGAAAGAGCCGTCTGCAGATGGCGAGTTCTGAAATGGAAGATCTTTAGGATTCATCTCGTTGCCTTTGTTGGTtgggttggttaggtttaagcacGGTGAGTGAAAGAATTTAGAGGAAGAATATCAGGgttagccaatcagaggccgaGAAGGACTGGAATACCTTTGCCatagggggggggggacccCGCCTGGCcagtacaaaaaaatacaaatcaaggATAGATTAGCATCATTGTAGCCTTCCGCAGTAGGCTATAGCCTAGTAAAAAATACTTtgctggttatactgggacagagatGTTGAGTGGACTGGTCATCGTGGTTCATGTCTCTTTTCTGGTTAGTTCTGGTGAAGCTCCACTGAAGAAGCTGTTGTATGTTTGAAATTGATAATCAGCTGTACAGGCTGCAAAGTGCAGTCGATGGAATTCAATGTTGGTTTGGACATCGGGGCTGTGTTGCTGATATCGTTACACTAGTGTAGCCTATGTGCTCACGTTTATGTCGgctatacatttattatttatttaattagtaAAGAATGAATTAAGTATCATATGGACTACCCCCAtgcagattgcatccaactgaaTACCCTTCTGCCCACCCCTCCCTGTCCAACTGTGAGGGAACTACGTTGGCCTTCCGGTAtcgtaaaaacacaaaaggctcTCTCTAAATTTGACCCCTAAACACACCACGTTTAATTATGAAACAACATCAATATAGAAATGTCccagtgatgttttatttatctaattacaaattattttaattaacttacaaaaacaacatttttctaatcatgacattttaattgtatatgactgatagccttgagtttcaGCAATAAACTTGCTGAGATACCATTAACTTCTActcttttttataatatttttttataatcaatcACCATCACCGTCATTTTTAATATCTTAAGAAACATTTTCagatgctttgttttgtttgaattgacCGGCTGACAATTCAGTGTCTGACAGTTGCCACTTTTCTCAAGAATTTGGCTTGGTACATAACTTTTACATAACAAATAGAAAGGtgaaaaataagcaaaaagTCCCAGGTAGTGACCGGAGCATTcccggatggaaataggttcgttccaccggcgatcaccgcgcattgcatgccgggtagattttttgaTTCATTGTTGAATTTTTCTATTCCCAAACATGTTTGACAGAGCGTGCTTTAACACAAAACACGCTTTccaggtcagtaagcacaaccaggattaatccatatataaacactgtaatgtgatggtgctccggattataaagcgcactgtcgttttttgagaaaattaaaggaaCCTTTTAAGATCCTTAtagtgatggtgaaccttatacacaaaatgtttgaacctttatacacacactgtaatgtgatttgAATTACTTTAAGATGTTTTAATGTGAGCTGTCCGTGGCTTGTAACtttaaacatttccaaaaaacacttttgcacatacacacacactattgcTAATCTTATTGGAACCTAAATGTGCCTGCTTTATTTACACACAATGTTTCATTAACAGTAGCTTATTTATGTGATGGTACTTTATTTagcctcttacacacacactgatgtgatTGTACAATATTGATGGTGAacctttatacacacacactgtaatatgatggtgaaccacacacacacactgttatacacacacactgtaatatttaACTGGCTGACTACGGtgtaatgtgatgtttttttagtttaaaacatgtttgagtgtttatttaatgtatatGGATTATGGGTGAGAAaatggattatttatttattcatttaagttcttatttttatcttaattcAGGCTCAAATatcaatctttatttaatgttttacacaTGTTTCATTCTgctgttatttaatgtttaattctcttcatttaatgatctttatttaatgtttcattatctttatttaatttttcagctttatttaatgttttaatatctttatttaaaggtttcattctctttatttaatgtttcattctcttctctttatttaatgttttaatatctttatttaacacATCACCATCAACTAATGTGAGGGTCAACCTCTTCATATACATCATACACTATTCATACCATTACTATCATTGAACCAAAGAGGTGCACACACTGTCATCCCTGCACCGGAGGATGCAGGCTCAGTCCCGGGACTCCATGGTGCGGAAGTCTCACCCTGTCATCACCTGCACTCTCCCTGTCATCAGCACCCTGTCCGTCATACCTGCATGAACCACTGTCGTGATGACCACTCTCCCTGCCAGCACTCTCCCTGCTGTGCACTGCACTCTCCCTGGTAtgcactctccctgtcctccaTCCCCGGTCGCGTGTGCGTTATCCCTCTCGCACTCTCCCGATCccatccctctctgtctgcacCGGAGGATGCGGTCCTCCAGTCCCGGGAGCTCACATGGTGCTCAGGAAGTGATCCCCGaaatcctctcctccctttgtcccctcttccctccctcatTAACCCCCTGtccctcatccctctcatcactctccctgtcctctcatccctctcagcactctccctgtcctcagcactctccctgtcctctcatccctctcatcactctccctgtcctgtcctctcatccctccatcactctccctgtcctctcatccctctctcac contains the following coding sequences:
- the clns1a gene encoding methylosome subunit pICln, whose amino-acid sequence is MVLLKNLRPPTEGVRHEQADTTVVMDGQQLGRGTLYVADTRLSWFDGSGMGFCLEYPTIGLHAISRDVSAYPQEHLYVMVNGKLSGENEAEMAERAADGEEDDNDDSSNSGADDDDDEEGAITEIRFVPGDKVALESMFSAMCECQALHPDPEDDDSDNDFEGEEYDVEEAEPERIHGHADIPTFYTCDEGLSTLTQEGQATLERLEGMLAQSVAQQFHMAGVRTEEANPGFEDGMEVDAAAMESGQFEDADVEH